ATACTATTGGATGAAGACCAAGAGATGAAGGATCATTGGAATTTATTCTTCGAGCTAACTTGACACAATTTTTCAGCAATTGTATCGTTTTTTCTCCTATCAAATCTTCTCCTAAGCCTTTATCTTCTTGTATATTATTGACAAGATTGACAAACTCTAAAATAAGTTCTAGTTTTTCTGAAGGTGGTAAATTTCCTACTATTGGAACATCTAGAGTTTTAATAGGATTTTTTAATTTAGGCTCAAAAATAAGTTTATGTATTTCTTGAGCTAGTTTTTCGACTTCATCCTGCTTTTCTTGGGAAAAATCTGACCAGTATTTATGTCCGCTACCACTTCTCATAATTGCACGAGCAGCAATACCATTAGGCGTTTTCCGGGCTTTTAGCAAGCGAATCTCAGTTTCACCGATAGGTGTAGCTTTTTGATTAATTTTGAAAAAAGAGTCCTCTGCTTTAGCCGCATCACCTTCAAGCCATTGAAGTTGGATACCCAAAGCACCCAGATTTCTTGCTCTATCAAGCATTTTTATATCTAACTGTCCCTGCTTCTGGGTTAATGATTGATAATCCTTATAAGAACCAATTTTTGATTTAATTAATTTTCTTGTTTCTTGAGCAGCATTTTCTGCTCTTCTGTGATGTCTCCATCATAGAATTCTTTAGAAATCTTGCCATCACCATAGTCATCATTTATCCAGGCTATTGAAGAACTAAGCCGATGCGAGCCATCAATTACGAAATAGTAACTACTAGAACTTCTCCAAAGAATAACTGCTGGGATCAAATCCCATCTAAAAACTTTCGATAAAACCACAAATTTTCTCAGTATCCCATTCATTAGTTTCTCTTTGAAAATCAGGTTTGCGTAAAAATGGATAGAAAAAAGAATTTGGTTCTAAATCACGAACCGATATCATAGGAATATTTCTTCCTATGTTTTGGCTTTGCTGTCCTTGGACTTCAAATGCTTCTCTTGGTATCAGTGCATCTAGGCTAACTTGTGGACTGTCTTTTGGCATGGTCTCTACTTTTCTGGACTTTTGGAATTAAAATATAAATTTAGTGTTTAATAATACAAGACACTTCTAAGTAAAGCAATAATAATTTCACTCTTTCACTTTCTTGAATAAATGAAATATCCAACCTATTAGAAAATAGAGAATCACTAGTGATCTCATGTCCGGATGAACACTTGTAAAAAAACGAAGAACCTCACCCCAACCCTCTCCTTGCTAAGGAGAGGGTGCTGAAGGCGGGTGAGGTAATGCAGAAATTAGTAAGTAATTAGCCGAACTTGATATGAATGATTATAACTAAATAATTGCTTGATATCAGCAGGTAAGGCATCAATAATTTCAACGACAGTAACTTTTTAGTTAAGCAACGACTACTTAGAAGTTGCTCAACAAATTAGTGTCAAGATTAATGTCGGATCAAAACAAAAAATAACGCTGTGCCATTGGTAGAACCGTTGCTGGTTCACAAGTTAACAACTCTCCATTTGCCCTAACTTCGTAAGTTTCTGCATCTACTTCCATACGTGGTAGTGCATCATTCAACTTCATATCCTGCTTACTTAACTGTCGCGTCCCAGAAACTGCAACTGCTTGCTTTTGCAACTTCAACTGATTAGGAATATCGCTTTCTAACGCTGCTTGGGAGATAAAAGTTAATGATGTCGCGTGACGCGCACCTGCAAAACTGCCAAACATTGGACGCATATGTACAGGCTGGGGTGTGGGAATACTGGCGTTAGCGTCTCCCATCTGCGACCATGCAATCATGCCACCTTTAATTACTATTTCTGGTTTCACACCAAAAAATGCTGGACGCCACAAACATAAATCTGCAAGTTTACCCTCTTCCACTGAACCTACATACAGTGAAATTCCATGCGTAATTGCTGGGTTTATGGTGTATTTTGCCACATAGCGTTTTGCCCTGAAGTTATCATTCTGAACCCCCCCTGTTTCCCCCCCTTGGTAAGGGGGGGATGAAAGGGGGGATAAAAATCCGCGTTGCACTTTCATTTTATGTGCTGTCTGCCAAGTACGAATTATGACTTCCCCAACTCTGCCCATTGCTTGGGAGTCAGAAGAAATCATGCTAAATGCGCCCAAGTCGTGCAAAATGTCTTCAGCAGCGATGGTTTCCCGACGGATGCGTGACTCAGCAAATGCCACGTCTTCAGCAATTCCTGGATCGAGGTGATGACAAACCATCAACATATCCAAGTGTTCATCAAGAGTGTTAACGGTATAAGGACGGGTGGGGTTAGTGGAGGATGGTAAAACATTTGTCTCACCGCAGACTTTGATGATATCCGGCGCGTGTCCACCACCTGCGCCTTCGGTGTGATAGGTGTGGATGACACGATTTTTAAAAGCGGCGATTGTATCTTCTACAAATCCTGCTTCATTGAGAGTGTCAGTGTGAATCGCTACCTGCACGTCGTAATCATCAGCAACACTGAGGCAAGTATCAATCGTTGCTGGGGTTGTTCCCCAGTCTTCATGGAGTTTTAGCCCTATTGCACCAGCTAAAATTTGTTCTACAAGTCCTTGGGGTTGACTGGTGTTACCTTTACCTAAAAATCCCAAGTTTACGGGGAAGGCATCAGCAGCTTGCAGCATGCGGTAAATATTCCAAGCTCCGGGTGTGCAGGTAGTAGCATTTGTACCAGTAGCTGGTCCAGTACCGCCACCAATCATTGTAGTAATTCCGGAAGCGATCGCAACCTCAATTTGTTGGGGACAAATAAAATGAATATGGGCATCAATTCCGCCGGCGGTGAGAATCATGCCTTCGCCAGCAACAGCTTCTGTACCAGGACCGATAATAATATCTATACTGTCTTGAATGTAGGGATTTCCAGCTTTACCAATTTTAAATATTTTGCCGTCTTTAATGCCAATATCTGCTTTGACAATACCCCACCAATCGAGAATTAATGCATTAGTAATTACCATATCAACAGCACCATCAGCGTTGGAGACTGGGGATTGTCCCATACCATCACGGATAACTTTACCCCCGCCGAATTTTACTTCATCGCCGTAGGTAGTGAAGTCTTGTTCGACTTCGATAAACAATTCTGTGTCGGCTAGGCGGATGCGATCGCCTACTGTGGGGCCATAGGTTTCCGCATAAGCGCGACGATCCATTCTGTAAGGCATAATACATTCTTTCAAACTGAGTTTAGAATCGAGTTTAAACGCAAAGGGGCGCAAAGATAAGCGCAAAGGTTCGCAGAGGATAGATGAGGGGGTAGCAAACAAATCCTAACTCTGCGTACCTCCGCGTTTACCTCAGCGTTCCTCTGCGTTAAAGAATAAATATAAGGAATGCGCATAATTATCTCAGAGGTTTCCGTTAATTCTGCTATTAAATCCGTAAACTTGGCGTGTACCAGCAAGGGGAACTAGGGTGATTTCTTTTTCATCCCCTGGTTCAAATCTAACTGCTGTTCCGGCGGGAATATCGAGGCGCATTCCTCGTGCTTGTTTTCGATCAAAGTTTAAGGCGCTATTGACTTCAAAAAAGTGGAAGTGGGAACCGACTTGAATAGGGCGATCGCCTGTATTTGACACTCGTAATTTTACTGTCGGACGCCCTGCGTTGAGTTCTATTTCGCCTTGTGGTGTAATTATTTCTCCGGGAATCATCATGCTTAACCTAAAACCTAAAATTCAAAATTCTTTACCTGATGGGATTATGCACTGTCACTAACTTTGTCCCATCAGGAAAAGTTGCTTCCACCTGCACTTCATGAATCATCTGTGGTACTCCTTCCATGACATCATCCCGTGTCAATAAGGTAGTACCATAACTCATCAACTCAGCAACTGTCCTCCCATCTCTCGCACCTTCCAAAATTGCGGCCGAAATATAGGCAACAGCTTCTGGATGATTCAACTTCAAACCCCTGTCCTTACGTCTTTCTGCTAATAAAGCAGCAGTGAAAATCAGTAACTTGTCTTTTTCCTGCGGCGTCAGTTGCACTTTTTACCTCCCTTCTTGGCGTCTACTCTACCCCACGGGAACGCCTTACAGCGTACGAGAAGCCACTACTTTCGGAAGCCACTCTGTGTCTACGTGTCTAAGGCGGTTCGTTCATATCTGCCAAACTCTTGGCACACAGCTACCACGACTCAAAAAAGACATACGTAATAACTGCCAAACACCGATAAACCAGTTTCTCACCTCAGCAGTTGAAGATCCACGATATCTACACAAAAGTCCATGTTCTAAACGAGTGACACCAAAGTGGGAATGGGTAATTGGCAATTGCCAAAGATTTCGGGCTTTTTCGACTATTTCTGGTGATATTTCTTGTCCAATGTAGACTAGACTACCTACGATTGGTTGCCCTGCTAAACCGTGGGGACTGTGAAAAACTTCTTCACTACCTGGTAGCCATTGTCGATCTATCCATAAAGGTTTACCTTGTTGCCAAATTTCGGTGTGCGATCGCCACTCTCCTTGTAAAAATTTCTCTCCCCTCGCACTACGTCCAAATCTAGTAATTTCCCAGCCTAAATAATGAGAATTTGTAGCTAATTTGACTATAATGTCTTGTCTGTATAATGCACGGTCAAAAACAATTGTTTCTTGGGGCAACCATTCTAAACAAGCATTATTATCAACTTTGATCTCAATAATTTGTTTGGCAATCATACCATTACTACGGTAAATTTTGCCAGCAGTCGCGGTAGTAATTAATGCTTGAGCATGGGGTTGGAGGTGGAAGTTGTAAAATAAGCGATCGCCTCCCACAATACCCCCAGCTGTATGTAAAATCACACTATGACAAACTTCTTGTCCTTCTGGATAAAATGGGCGTTGTACTTTTAGCGGTGCTTGATTTTGATTGAAAATCAACTGGGTTTGATTTTGGCGATAAGCATACACTAAGTGTAAATTCCCATGCCAAAAATCCTTGCTTGGTGTTGTGATTGGATAATTACAATGCTGGTTCACAAATACTAAGAAATTTTATTTTTTTGCTAGGATTACATAATCATCTAATTTATAATTAGAATTGTGTCTTTGATCAAAATATTTTTGGATTAGAGAAGTCATATAAAGTTGTTTAGGCAATTTCTCATCAGCAAACTTTGCAAATTCAATTGCAGAACAAGGTCTTCTTGAATCTCTTGATGTTAAATATCTATACCAGACTAAATCTAAATCTAGGTCTGAAACAAACTGATTAACTATATACTTTTCTTGAGATATGTCTTCTGTGCGAGGCATATCGTAAAATTTAAATAATTTTTTATCTTGTATTATTAGTATTACATAACCATTTATTTTAATACTTCTATTAATAATTTTATTATATATAGAATTTGCTTGTTGCTTTTTATTACTCTCTAAAAAGAAACAGTGAGAAATAATAATAAAATCAAAAAAATTTTCTGGAAGATTACTTGATTGAGAGTTAAAGTTAAAGATGTCATCAGTGACAAATCTGAAGTAAGCATTAATCAAACTTTTTCGAGACTCTATATATCGCCGCCAAAACTGAAGTCCTCGATACTGAAACGCATCTTGTTTTTCTAGAGAATAGTAAGATATGTGCATCTGTGGAATCTGCAAGAAACCAATACTACTTTGTAGAAATAAAGCTAGACCATAGGCAACAGTTCCTGGCCCTGCTGCAATATCAAGAATATTAATATTTTTAGAAAGCAAACCAGCTTCGTAAACAAGAAACCAAGCTAAATAAAGACAATATACATTTTCTAAAAAATATTTCATGAAATAGACGTGGGGAGTCAGACTAAAAGCATAACTAGGATCTTGCCCAATTTTTAGATTATTAATATCTTTTAAGGCATCTTCTAGCTTCAGCTTCAACTGCTTTTCTGGAATTTTACTCAATTCATCTTGTAGATAGGCGATTAAATTTTCTTCTATATCATTAAATATGTCTTGGTCAATTCCAGTACATTGCAATTTTGTTTGGTCATGATATTTCAAATTAAATTTTTTATATACAGACTCAATAAATTCTTGTTTTGGAACTAATACCTGCCTATTTTGTGGTTGAGTAAGAAAATCTAAATTTCTATTTTCTAATTCTTGTAAGGTATCATTGAGATTATTTTTTAGAGTTTTTACCTCTTGCTTGTATTGCTGTGAAGAAATTTCTAATTGCAGCTTATCTCTAAACAGTTTTTCTAACCAAGATAATCTTGCCCCTGATTTTTGAATTTCTTGCAATAGCTGCATAGCTTGTCGAGTGTTACCTCGACGGATTGCCAACTTGAACTGCTGACTGCGCCACCAGTTAGCGATAATTCTACTCATAACCAAATCCGTCTTTACCTTCCTTGATTTCTTGTTCTGGAAGTCGAGAAACTAACTTTTGCTTGAATGTTATATAGCTTACTTTCTCGTTATCATACCACCAAGCGTATTTACGCTTAATTTCTTCAGCTTCTTGCCTAGTTGATGCCACTAAAGAATTATTCTGACTGGGGTGAAAATCCTGAATGACAATTCTATCTACAAATCTTAATTGCTCAATAAAAATATCTTCTTCATCTGGAAAAGTTGGCAGTAAAGGAGTGATTGTCACAGAAATTTTAGGAATAAAACCTTTGAATTGATCAATATTTAGCTTGATGTTTTTGAGTGCATTTAACCTAGCTTTTATACTGGGCGATCGCGGTT
Above is a genomic segment from Fischerella sp. JS2 containing:
- a CDS encoding photosystem II assembly protein yields the protein MSRIIANWWRSQQFKLAIRRGNTRQAMQLLQEIQKSGARLSWLEKLFRDKLQLEISSQQYKQEVKTLKNNLNDTLQELENRNLDFLTQPQNRQVLVPKQEFIESVYKKFNLKYHDQTKLQCTGIDQDIFNDIEENLIAYLQDELSKIPEKQLKLKLEDALKDINNLKIGQDPSYAFSLTPHVYFMKYFLENVYCLYLAWFLVYEAGLLSKNINILDIAAGPGTVAYGLALFLQSSIGFLQIPQMHISYYSLEKQDAFQYRGLQFWRRYIESRKSLINAYFRFVTDDIFNFNSQSSNLPENFFDFIIISHCFFLESNKKQQANSIYNKIINRSIKINGYVILIIQDKKLFKFYDMPRTEDISQEKYIVNQFVSDLDLDLVWYRYLTSRDSRRPCSAIEFAKFADEKLPKQLYMTSLIQKYFDQRHNSNYKLDDYVILAKK
- a CDS encoding urease subunit beta, which encodes MIPGEIITPQGEIELNAGRPTVKLRVSNTGDRPIQVGSHFHFFEVNSALNFDRKQARGMRLDIPAGTAVRFEPGDEKEITLVPLAGTRQVYGFNSRINGNL
- the ureA gene encoding urease subunit gamma, whose translation is MQLTPQEKDKLLIFTAALLAERRKDRGLKLNHPEAVAYISAAILEGARDGRTVAELMSYGTTLLTRDDVMEGVPQMIHEVQVEATFPDGTKLVTVHNPIR
- a CDS encoding urease accessory protein UreD; this encodes MNQHCNYPITTPSKDFWHGNLHLVYAYRQNQTQLIFNQNQAPLKVQRPFYPEGQEVCHSVILHTAGGIVGGDRLFYNFHLQPHAQALITTATAGKIYRSNGMIAKQIIEIKVDNNACLEWLPQETIVFDRALYRQDIIVKLATNSHYLGWEITRFGRSARGEKFLQGEWRSHTEIWQQGKPLWIDRQWLPGSEEVFHSPHGLAGQPIVGSLVYIGQEISPEIVEKARNLWQLPITHSHFGVTRLEHGLLCRYRGSSTAEVRNWFIGVWQLLRMSFLSRGSCVPRVWQI
- the ureC gene encoding urease subunit alpha; translated protein: MPYRMDRRAYAETYGPTVGDRIRLADTELFIEVEQDFTTYGDEVKFGGGKVIRDGMGQSPVSNADGAVDMVITNALILDWWGIVKADIGIKDGKIFKIGKAGNPYIQDSIDIIIGPGTEAVAGEGMILTAGGIDAHIHFICPQQIEVAIASGITTMIGGGTGPATGTNATTCTPGAWNIYRMLQAADAFPVNLGFLGKGNTSQPQGLVEQILAGAIGLKLHEDWGTTPATIDTCLSVADDYDVQVAIHTDTLNEAGFVEDTIAAFKNRVIHTYHTEGAGGGHAPDIIKVCGETNVLPSSTNPTRPYTVNTLDEHLDMLMVCHHLDPGIAEDVAFAESRIRRETIAAEDILHDLGAFSMISSDSQAMGRVGEVIIRTWQTAHKMKVQRGFLSPLSSPPYQGGETGGVQNDNFRAKRYVAKYTINPAITHGISLYVGSVEEGKLADLCLWRPAFFGVKPEIVIKGGMIAWSQMGDANASIPTPQPVHMRPMFGSFAGARHATSLTFISQAALESDIPNQLKLQKQAVAVSGTRQLSKQDMKLNDALPRMEVDAETYEVRANGELLTCEPATVLPMAQRYFLF